A region of the Ferviditalea candida genome:
TGCTGGTCGGCTTTACGATCGGATATCTTTCCGGGCAGCTGAGCTGGAAAGGTATGCTGTTTGCCCTGATTACCGTGGTCCCGCAAAATCTCATCATTATCCCGGCATTGATTGCGTGCAGCGTTACTGCAATTTCTTTTTCTCTGTACTTGATCCGCAATCGGCTGCTGCAAAAAAAGGGAAGCATCCGCCAGGCGTTTTATCAGTACGCGGGGCTCACTTCCGCGCTGCTGGTCATTTTGTTCGGAGCTTCGCTGTTTGAAGCCTACGTGAGCCCTCCTCTAATGAAATGGATCGTACCCCTGATTCAGTCCTAGGAGAACTGTTTGACTTTGCCTACAGAGTCCCCCTATAATAAATTAGAAGTAGGTAAAATTTGAGGCGGCTTTGCTCATCAGACAACTTCCTGCGAACGGTCGATCGTTTGCTTTGTTTTGAGGGGGAGAATATGGAGGCGCGAATCGAAAAAATCAAACAGCTGCTGCAGGAGCAAGCCTATAAGCTTACGCCGCAGCGCGAAGCGACCGTCAGGGTTCTGCTGGAAAACGAGCAGGATCATTTAAGCGCTGAAGATGTGTTCATGCTGGTCAAGGACAAATTTCCCGAAATCGGACTGGCAACCGTCTATCGCACGCTGGAGTTGTTGAGCGAACTGCACGTCGTGGAGAAAATGAATTTCGGCGACGGTGTCGCCCGGTACGATTTGCGCGATGACAATAACCATCACCATCATCATCATTTGATCTGTGTCCAATGCGGCGCAGTCGACGAGATTATGGAGGACTGGTTGATTCACTTAGAGGAGAAGCTGGCAAGAGAATATAACTTTAAAGTGTTGGACCACCGTTTGGATTTTCAGGGAATATGCAATCGCTGCCTAGAAAAGAAACAAGCCGAGATGAGGCAAAATTGCGAAGACTCAACCGTTCAAAATAACCGTTCGTGAATGTCACGGAACGGTTTTTTTAACCACATAAGAATTTATAAGTTTCCGGTCATTCGGAAAGGCAGATTCTTATTGGCATAAAAACCTACCTCCAAAAGCGGTCGCTCATCGTTGAAATGACCTCGAAAGAGGTTTTTTTACCGCTTTTCAGCGTTGGAAAAATTTATATTTCGGCAGCGCTCATATTGTTTGCTCCACTTACCAAAAATAGGATGTAGCGAAGATGTTATGAAAGGTGTGGGCTTTAGATGATTGTTGGAGTTCCGAAGGAAATCAAAAACAATGAATACAGAGTGGCGCTGACTCCTGCGGGAGCACAGATGCTTAGATCCGCCGGGCATCAAATTGTGATCGAACAAGGAGCCGGCGAGGGCAGCGGGTTTACCGATGAAGAGTATGCGGCCGAAGGGGCCAAAATATTGCCGGGTGCCGCGGAGGTTTGGGGGGAAGCGGATTTGGTCATGAAGGTCAAGGAGCCTCAGCCTGCGGAATACGAATATTTCCGGGAAAATCAGATCCTGTTCACCTATCTGCATCTGGCCGCCGCGGGAGAACTGGCGGCCGTTATGGCAGACAAAAAATTGACGGGTATTGCTTATGAAACCATTCAGCTTCCGAACGGCTCGCTGCCCCTGCTCACGCCAATGAGCGAAGTGGCGGGCAGGATGGCGGTGCAGGTCGGCGCGCAGTTTCTCGAAACGTTTCACGGAGGCAGGGGCGTGCTGCTCGGGGGCGTTCCGGGCGTTCCGCCCGCGGAAGTGATGATTGTCGGCGGAGGCGTCGTCGGCACCAATGCCGCCAAGATGGCTTTGGGGCTGGGTGCCCACGTGGTGATCCTCGAACGGAGTCTGGACCGGATGAGATATCTTGATGATATCTTCAACGGAAGGATCAGCACCATGATGTCGAATCCGCACAATCTTTTAAATGCGGCGCAGCGTGCCGATTTGCTGATCGGCGCCGTGCTGATTCCTGGTGCGCGGGCACCTAGATTGGTGACGGAGGAAATGGTCAAGCAGATGAAAAAAGGCGCGGTTATCGTCGATGTGGCCGTGGACCAAGGGGGCTCGATCGAGACAATCGACCGGTCGACCACACACAGCGATCCGACGTATGTCAAACACGGCGTCATTCATTATGCGGTAGCGAACATCCCGGGAGCGGTTCCCCGCACCTCCACGTTCGCCCTGACCAATGCCACCATGCCTTATGTGATGGAGTTGGCCAACAAGGGCTTCGATCGGGCAGTCAAAGAAAATATGGCCCTGAGAATGGGGGTCAACACGTATCGGGGGCAGCTGACTCATCCCGCGGTTGCGGAGTCCGTTCAATTGCCTTACACGCCTTTGGATCATATGCTTTTTTATCATGCGTAGAGTTCTGATCTTCATATTGCTTGGACAGAAATCATATGTTATCCCTGAGGGGGTACGTGCATATGATTTTTTCCCTGCAAAAATGGTTGAAACGAGCCAAATTCATCCTGCTTTTTTTGGTCATGACGGTTATGCTGCACCATTTTTCTGTATGGATTTCCGCTTGGATGGATCCGGTTTACCGTTATAAAACCCCTTCCAACCGGGCAGTCAAGGCTTTCAAGGACGGCAGCGGATGGGATGGCTCTTCCTTGGCCGACAGGCTCATTTTTTATTATTGGTATGGAGAATAACGCTTCCCGCAAGCTGGATGACAAAAGCAGGAATACGGAGCATCGGCGTTGAATCAAATGAAAGCGGCAATCACGACATTGAGGAAGGGCTTGAGTTGGGAAATGAT
Encoded here:
- the spoIIM gene encoding stage II sporulation protein M codes for the protein MSARNSAIQNYMKEHLPLYVFVAVLFIMGVVFGALMVNALSLEQKQDLADYLSSFFHTVIQDSVSDGGASLQQTFAMHLKWTVLIFVLGMSVIGLPLILILDFLKGVLVGFTIGYLSGQLSWKGMLFALITVVPQNLIIIPALIACSVTAISFSLYLIRNRLLQKKGSIRQAFYQYAGLTSALLVILFGASLFEAYVSPPLMKWIVPLIQS
- the fur gene encoding ferric iron uptake transcriptional regulator, which produces MEARIEKIKQLLQEQAYKLTPQREATVRVLLENEQDHLSAEDVFMLVKDKFPEIGLATVYRTLELLSELHVVEKMNFGDGVARYDLRDDNNHHHHHHLICVQCGAVDEIMEDWLIHLEEKLAREYNFKVLDHRLDFQGICNRCLEKKQAEMRQNCEDSTVQNNRS
- the ald gene encoding alanine dehydrogenase — encoded protein: MIVGVPKEIKNNEYRVALTPAGAQMLRSAGHQIVIEQGAGEGSGFTDEEYAAEGAKILPGAAEVWGEADLVMKVKEPQPAEYEYFRENQILFTYLHLAAAGELAAVMADKKLTGIAYETIQLPNGSLPLLTPMSEVAGRMAVQVGAQFLETFHGGRGVLLGGVPGVPPAEVMIVGGGVVGTNAAKMALGLGAHVVILERSLDRMRYLDDIFNGRISTMMSNPHNLLNAAQRADLLIGAVLIPGARAPRLVTEEMVKQMKKGAVIVDVAVDQGGSIETIDRSTTHSDPTYVKHGVIHYAVANIPGAVPRTSTFALTNATMPYVMELANKGFDRAVKENMALRMGVNTYRGQLTHPAVAESVQLPYTPLDHMLFYHA
- a CDS encoding DUF4227 family protein yields the protein MIFSLQKWLKRAKFILLFLVMTVMLHHFSVWISAWMDPVYRYKTPSNRAVKAFKDGSGWDGSSLADRLIFYYWYGE